TTCACGGCGGAATGCCTGTGTTTACTGGCACTCGTGTTCCCGTCAAAAGCCTCATTGATCATCTGAAAGCCGGTGATAGCCTTGACTATTTTCTCGAAGGTTTCCCCTCAGTTTCTCGACAACAAGCGATTGCTTTTTTAGAAATCGCATTGACCACAGCTATTGGAAACCCATCGTCCGGCTCAGACGAGTTAGGTTGAAAATCAGATGCGTGTTCTACTTGATGAAAACTTGGACTGGCGGTTGGTCCGCTATTTTGACGCGGATTTTCAGGTCACAACGGTTTCTCGGCAAGGTTGGAAAGGGACGAGGAATGGCGAAC
The genomic region above belongs to Candidatus Poribacteria bacterium and contains:
- a CDS encoding DUF433 domain-containing protein encodes the protein MTTEQIITQDPDIHGGMPVFTGTRVPVKSLIDHLKAGDSLDYFLEGFPSVSRQQAIAFLEIALTTAIGNPSSGSDELG